The following proteins come from a genomic window of Diadema setosum chromosome 20, eeDiaSeto1, whole genome shotgun sequence:
- the LOC140244059 gene encoding adenosine receptor A1-like, whose translation MMCCDQSSSHHRRQLPACGAELPQLSSNRLLEYPWARLVRVVVIEQPRSREANEILLEKKRKRIEDSVYALHSSMFQTSTHHPSTEAWWTENATEVELEVNATDMAFVTREGRSGDKVTFVSLQPPNIVDLGIGFGHLEGAQLRAALSIMTILELLVIVSNILVIAAIRRHRLLRTTTNLYIISLAVSDLFCALGMPIGLLAKYIPDIFLHSVYICILPFCLLMTVLASAILNLLAVSIDRYLALIKPLRYQVMMTKRKSLLFITGAWSLSFLVGFISMVWQKPPYYDPHSNRGYCEWDRVVTVGYMFLYSVLILAIPILVIIGLYIQIFCIARTHAKSIDKTRTRVFSPRPDASTVDSVSMAALQAPVVSRLKKASDDCSSTSVSTSQRLVISLETRVAITIGVIVCTFAVCWLPLTITLLLSIFCKDSCGVTAEVRGWLGILTLVNSFFNPIIYTARTKEFRDAFTELCSKSKAWCLTRSRRCYHSGSDDDHSRSAAYFAASKSSVIFEVKASIKCHAATQTTQTTFDLQGENGIHIISKTTASYDAPV comes from the coding sequence AATGAAATCTTGCtggagaaaaagaggaaaagaataGAAGATTCTGTCTATGCCCTCCATTCCAGCATGTTTCAAACGAGCACGCACCACCCGAGTACCGAAGCATGGTGGACCGAGAATGCTACGGAAGTCGAGCTCGAAGTGAATGCGACGGACATGGCGTTCGTCACGCGGGAAGGACGATCAGGTGACAAGGTTACGTTCGTCTCACTTCAACCCCCGAACATTGTCGACTTGGGCATCGGGTTCGGACACCTGGAAGGAGCTCAGCTACGCGCCGCGCTTTCGATCATGACCATACTCGAACTCCTCGTCATAGTGAGCAACATCCTCGTCATCGCAGCGATCCGTCGTCATAGATTGCTCCGTACGACCACAAACCTCTACATCATTAGCCTGGCTGTCAGCGATCTTTTCTGTGCGTTAGGAATGCCCATTGGACTCTTGGCCAAATACATACCGGACATCTTTCTGCATTCCGTTTACATCTGCATCTTGCCATTTTGTCTTTTAATGACTGTCTTAGCATCAGCCATATTGAATCTTCTCGCTGTTTCAATTGATCGATACCTGGCTCTTATCAAGCCGCTTCGATACCAAGTCATGATGACCAAAAGGAAGTCATTGTTGTTTATTACTGGTGCATGGAGTTTGTCATTTCTAGTTGGGTTCATATCGATGGTGTGGCAGAAACCTCCGTACTACGATCCACACTCAAACAGGGGATATTGCGAGTGGGACCGTGTGGTTACCGTGGGCTACATGTTCCTGTACTCTGTACTAATTCTAGCCATCCCCATCCTAGTTATCATTGGCTTGTACATCCAGATCTTTTGCATTGCACGAACCCACGCCAAGAGCATTGACAAGACTAGGACACGGGTCTTCAGTCCCAGGCCCGACGCATCCACCGTTGATTCTGTATCGATGGCTGCCCTTCAAGCACCCGTTGTCTCTAGACTGAAGAAAGCCTCGGACGATTGCAGCTCCACGTCCGTTTCAACTAGTCAGCGACTAGTCATCAGTCTCGAGACCAGAGTCGCAATTACGATAGGCGTCATCGTGTGTACATTCGCAGTCTGCTGGCTTCCTCTAACCATTACGCTCTTGCTGAGTATATTCTGCAAGGACTCATGTGGCGTCACTGCCGAGGTTCGCGGGTGGCTAGGGATCCTCACGCTGGTCAACAGCTTCTTCAATCCAATCATCTACACAGCCAGGACTAAAGAGTTTCGTGACGCCTTCACAGAACTCTGTTCGAAATCGAAGGCGTGGTGTCTGACGAGATCACGTCGATGTTACCATTCAGGTTCGGACGATGATCATAGTCGTTCAGCGGCGTATTTCGCCGCATCAAAATCTAGTGTCATCTTCGAGGTCAAAGCCAGCATTAAGTGCCATGCGGCAACTCAGACAACTCAGACAACCTTTGACCTCCAAGGCGAGAATGGCATTCATATCATTTCTAAGACAACTGCGTCATACGATGCACCCGTGTGA